Sequence from the Acaryochloris thomasi RCC1774 genome:
CTAGTATGTAATGAAATTACCTTTCATTACGTTATGGATTTTGAAATTAAAAAGCCTAAGAGTAAGGCGGCTCGAAAACAAAATGGAAGTGGAAAGGCGAGGGTGCTTTCTAGCGATGAGGCTAGGGAGCTGTTTGAAGGGGGGTTTGTCAGGGACCGCGATCGCGCTTTGTTTGGAATCTGCTATTTCTGTGGGTGCCGCATTGGGGAGGCGCTGCAGTTGAAACGAGAGAATATTGATCTAAAGCTGGGGGTGATTACGTTTCCCAAGGGGATTACGAAGGGGAAAATTCAGACAAGGCAGTTGGAGGTTGGGGCGACGCTGTTGCAGTTGCTGGAATGGTATGAGGAGATGCCGTCGCAGGGGTACATTTTTCCGGCTCATGCGAAGGCAGTGAAGAATGGGTATTTATCGACCGTGCAGGCGCATCGGATTTTAAGGGCGGCTTGTGACACAGTGGGGTTGGAGGGGGTAAGTACACACTCTTTTAGGAGAAGCTATATTACGGGACTGTGGAAGCAGAAGATGAGTCCTTGGAAAATTAAGCAGTTCTCTGGGCATAAGTCGATGGCTTCGCT
This genomic interval carries:
- a CDS encoding tyrosine-type recombinase/integrase, producing MDFEIKKPKSKAARKQNGSGKARVLSSDEARELFEGGFVRDRDRALFGICYFCGCRIGEALQLKRENIDLKLGVITFPKGITKGKIQTRQLEVGATLLQLLEWYEEMPSQGYIFPAHAKAVKNGYLSTVQAHRILRAACDTVGLEGVSTHSFRRSYITGLWKQKMSPWKIKQFSGHKSMASLMEYLEA